A genomic region of Nymphaea colorata isolate Beijing-Zhang1983 chromosome 2, ASM883128v2, whole genome shotgun sequence contains the following coding sequences:
- the LOC116248392 gene encoding uncharacterized protein LOC116248392, producing the protein MASDLDDGRRLDLVETVLNWSVEDIFNEDLLKDKVKEIPFEFSSVEDHLGSFIFPLVDDTRAELCSSLERIKDLPSAGIVMKKSKRQSCGYDVRIRFWETEYIVDYDKSDAVHVGDLVIISTLRPNQVSDLGRYGAAYFLALVTDVPEDMEFRRMLSIKASKCMKLTGGEEKFTSLKILMNLTTIKRIHTALKMQYANVNLKIIRNVLRVKSWEREACMICASEQCEDSFRESLVSSLSQYNLNDSQVSAISSAISTIKCTHSHAVKLIQGPPGTGKTNTVSKLLWTLLQQNFTILTCASTNVAIKEVASRVLKLVRDSNWGSRDYMHGCFLGDILLVGNKERLSLDVDDDLNEIFLDHRVARLSECLDLRTGWEHKLASMIKFLDTCAFEYNRCTADMDSKAAVCFVDFLRPRFDSIAVTLEDYAVIISTHLPREFISDLEIEYIDLLLKLLSHLRKLMSSMDSRSIELERIFSSPMNTDIPEISSTKNSLNDVFSEGATCRSLQVVRIACLDTLQYLKRSFKRSSIGRKDLLRCASLVFCTTSSAAFLHSFEINHLSVLVIDEAAQIKECESAIPLQLDGLRHAVLIGDERQLCATVKSKISEECGFGRSLFERLVLLGHSKDLLNVQYRMHPSISIFPNSAFYGKKILDGPNVRCAEYTKFYLPERMYSTYSFINVSEGKEIKDETGSWKNIVEVAVISQIVRRLFEAWVGKKDRLSIGIVSPYTAQVLAIQEKLIGLYDLHADFVLSVKSIDGYQGGETDVIILSTVRCNAGGSIGFLSNLNRANVALTRARYCLWVIGNESTLISSGSVWKHLVLDAKQRGFFFNAGECKFLAQVIIETKQELDQLDDLLSEDSVLFMHSRWKVVFSNEFKKSFMKLASLHTKKFIISFLLKLAGGWRPKMWMRTEESASQLVNHHKIEGLQLVWTVDVIKDSVLVQILKVWDILPPAGVPKLVKRLENIFLMYTDIYTNYCKTRHIQGKLVVPMTWEYSEGFVRYKAVGAVENYASEGPEASDLPVSMEKSNVHESLLLMKFYSLSYGVVKHLLTSKDGNEIELPFEVTDREQEIILFPNSTFILGRSGTGKTTALTMKLIQNEQNYRLASKGLSTNTLSLKEPVTIENPLRQMFVTVSQRLCSAVKNHVVKLQRVVLEGECSHVDDSAHLYDINDSLSELMNIPDSFTDVHDEQFPLVITFEKFLLMLDGTIPQSYFARFRDVTDIWLHEGGQSKSLALLAFIKRKEVVFDRFHSFYWPHFDAKKTKKLDALTVFSQIISHIKGGYESGAELDCTLSRSQYLMLSQKRVSTLNLEEREVIYDIFLDYEKRKLESGDFDLSDLIINLHYRLKNQPYRGKKLDFVFVDEVQDLTMRQIALFKYVCSNVCHGFIFAGDTAQTIAKGVDFRFQEIRSLFYREFLSEFSTFSMEKVKDRDLKMSDLFFLDQNFRTHDGVLKLARTVIELIYNFFPMSVDILSPEVSLICGEVPIVLESGSNENIMIKIFGGNGNFTAKFEGFGAEQVILVRDDCMKKLVVDHVGNQALVLTIVECKGLEFQDVLLYNFFSTSPLKNHWRVIYQFMEKKNLLNVHHPSGFPRFEETKHLILCSELKQLYVAITRTRQRLWFCETDDEFSKPMFDYWKSLGLVQTRQIDSSIIQSMGVASTAEEWKIRGIKLFNEGNFVMATMCFERAGDVYGAMMAKAASLEATGDHLLCTNICMATNVLTQAAEIYQTIGKMEAAANCYMKLQEYRIAGQIYMEKCGNERLEDAGDCFALATCWSEAADVYAKGKFFAKCLDSCKKGKLFNKGLDFIKLWKEVSAFEHDARNSGELDKVIREYLESCAFHYHELNDHKSMMKFVRALPFIDLKFFAKSLASCEKRELLVEGLNFIELWKEVSTHEREISEEFNRIIHDYLERCAFHYHELNDHKSMMKFVRALPFIDLKFFAKCLASCEKRELLDEGLNFIELWKEVSTHEREISEEFNRIIHDYLERCALLYHKRNDYKSMMKFVCAFPSMDLTRSFLRDRHCFGELLAIEKQCGNFLEAAKTAKMMGNLLSEAEMLEKAGCFGESSRLIIFHVVISSLWTSGSRGWPLKQFEQKDELIRKAKLLATMQPLASNESVFVEADFLARQETSFSELLQDFNTARRLGNIKLEALVYRGVLDLCCKVNPSRYSFESELVLNPLEHVTEMMLHNRTSPEVLVYFWNLFKNMILSVLQCIQSLEQNSGSELENYECFCLEYMGIQKLDDPKFYVAVKPEASWLKANGKSILCKKGNSYHLSSQHVQSCARKYWCSELVYVGFQVLEKLEALCTYSSQKSDRFSQGLVVLQVFDISSFLLRETPVEAKCHASKLHKLLGDSKFLFFNIIFPLDWQEGMSEKLLHLRQNDKALRLLDELIHEKVFHVKQNRMTHGWIGRLVVLLFLRGKFGDEHFELVKDRLNGMPIWRPFIVELKEYLGSRCVRPSFICAFAAALQCSYDANWTKEVDYISPQCFMFLIEQLVLLTSASQVSDDCWYCTKSIFCGLLMHSDFEPFVGLCSVGENVCPDTFLHTFNLVLKILEELLFQGGVTKEWIKMSGMNVSKYYPLLILQLVVCIVIIHVNSRSHFGVLCRLLNSPNILFILPKSFREQFCNAGSRLRVSNIHFLVGFAKALKAIDNPMVVMNLKNVNLQLLQQEALILTPELVQCRNNVLDVFFPKSTKRDSQMKNSSEDVVRNSACVDELVSDSPNMAEDDQKSNIEKKCDDLQGSFIQLWNMFIAFSSFVDDGNTRAEGFASTIESVKVAAEEFLHGASNFQNDQVDRVKDLPNEINNMLSELKQLSMAMQKCERSEEDAHFIKALCEQLQKHQPRLQQVVDSMIPREKGTDSTPSDVKTAPSQDNAASNKPNAKSKKSRKKCRQAAESAVAPQSESRNEQRPKNKSRNRRKK; encoded by the exons GTCAAGGAGATTCCTTTCGAATTTTCATCAGTTGAAGATCACCTGGGATCTTTTATATTTCCTCTGGTTGACGACACTCGAGCTGAACTGTGTTCAAGCTTGGAGAGAATTAAAGATCTTCCTTCAGCGGGGATAGTTATGAAGAAATCCAAGCGACAGTCTTGCGGTTATGATGTTCGAATTCGCTTTTGGGAGACTGAGTATATTGTCGATTATGATAAATCCGATGCAGTACATGTGGGTGACCTTGTAATTATATCAACTCTACGACCTAATCAAGTCTCTGACTTGGGTAGGTATGGAGCCGCTTATTTTCTTGCCTTAGTAACTGACGTTCCAGAAGACATGGAATTCAGAAGAATGCTGTCAATAAAGGCATCGAAATGCATGAAGTTAACCGGTGGCGAGGAGAAATTTacatctttgaaaattttgatgaatttaaCGACAATCAAAAGGATTCATACTGCACTGAAGATGCAATATGCTAATGTAAATTTGAAGATCATCAGAAACGTCCTCCGTGTTAAGTCCTGG GAACGGGAAGCTTGTATGATCTGTGCATCTGAGCAGTGTGAGGACTCTTTCAGAGAATCTCTAGTTTCATCTCTGAGCCAGTATAATTTAAATGATTCGCAAGTTAGCGCTATATCTTCTGCCATTTCAACGATCAAATGCACGCATTCACATGCAGTGAAACTCATCCAGGGGCCTCCTGGAACAGGGAAGACAAATACTGTCTCTAAACTTTTGTGGACACTATTACAACAGAACTTTACCATCCTTACTTGTGCATCAACCAATGTTGCAATTAAGGAGGTTGCATCACGTGTCCTTAAGTTAGTTAGAGACTCAAATTGGGGCTCCAGAGATTACATGCATGGTTGTTTCTTAGGAGATATATTGTTGGTTGGCAACAAAGAAAGACTGAGCcttgatgttgatgatgatctgaATGAAATATTTCTCGACCATCGAGTTGCTAGGCTTAGTGAATGCCTTGATCTACGCACTGGATGGGAGCATAAGCTAGCATCAATGATCAAATTTCTTGACACGTGTGCCTTTGAGTACAATAGGTGCACAGCTGATATGGACAGTAAAGCTGCAGTATGCTTTGTGGATTTTTTGAGACCACGCTTCGACTCTATTGCAGTAACCCTTGAAGATTATGCTGTCATTATATCGACACATCTGCCCAGAGAGTTTATATCGGACCTTGAGATAGAATATATTGACTTGCTTCTCAAGTTGCTCTCTCATTTGAGAAAACTTATGTCTAGCATGGACAGCAGAAGTATAGAACTGGAAAGAATATTTTCAAGTCCTATGAACACTGACATTCCCGAAATTTCATCCACGAAAAACAGTCTGAATGATGTTTTTTCTGAAGGTGCTACCTGTAGGTCATTACAAGTGGTTAGAATTGCTTGCCTTGATACTCTTCAGTATCTTAAGAGATCTTTCAAACGATCCTCAATTGGGAGAAAGGATTTGTTGCGCTGTGCTTCTCTGGTTTTCTGCACCACCTCCAGTGCTGCTTTCTTACATAGTTTTGAGATCAACCATTTGTCAGTATTGGTCATTGACGAAGCTGCCCAAATAAAAGAATGTGAGTCAGCCATTCCTTTGCAACTTGATGGATTGAGACATGCTGTCTTGATTGGGGATGAACGACAACTGTGCGCAACTGTCAAAAGCAAG ATTTCTGAAGAATGTGGTTTCGGCCGAAGTCTTTTTGAGCGGCTGGTTTTATTAGGCCACTCTAAGGATCTGCTCAATGTGCAGTATAGGATGCATCCATCTATAAGTATTTTCCCAAATTCAGCATTTTATGGCAAGAAAATATTGGATGGTCCAAATGTGCGTTGTGCTGAATATACAAAGTTTTACCTTCCTGAACGTATGTACAGCACATACTCTTTTATAAATGTTTCTGAGGGAAAGGAGATTAAAGATGAGACAGGTAGTTGGAAGAATATTGTAGAAGTTGCTGTTATAAGCCAAATTGTAAGAAGGCTTTTTGAAG CTTGGGTTGGCAAAAAGGACAGACTCAGCATTGGCATAGTTTCTCCATATACTGCACAAGTTCTTGCAATCCAAGAGAAGCTTATTGGGCTGTATGACCTGCATGCTGACTTCGTTTTGAGCGTCAAGTCTATAGATGGGTATCAAGGAGGTGAAACTGACGTGATAATTCTTTCAACTGTGAGGTGCAATGCTGGGGGTTCTATAGGTTTTCTTTCAAATCTTAATCGAGCAAATGTAGCATTAACAAGGGCTAG GTACTGTTTATGGGTTATAGGAAACGAATCAACTTTGATTTCCAGTGGTTCTGTCTGGAAGCATCTGGTCCTTGATGCAAAGCAACGTGGTTTTTTCTTCAATGCTGGAGAGTGCAAATTCTTGGCTCAAGTTATAATTGAGACTAAACAAGAACTTGATCAACTTGATGATTTGCTTTCTGAAGATTCAGTTCTTTTTATGCATTCAAGATGGAAG GTTGTTTTCAGCAATGAATTCAAGAAGTCTTTCATGAAATTAGCATCTCTTCATACAAAAAAGTTCATCATTAGTTTCTTATTGAAACTTGCCGGTGGTTGGCGACCAAAAATGTGGATGAGAACTGAGGAAAGTGCTTCTCAGCTTGTGAACCATCATAAGATTGAAGGACTTCAACTTGTATGGACGGTTGATGTCATTAAGGATTCTGTCCTTGTCCAGATATTGAAGGTTTGGGATATCCTGCCACCAGCTGGTGTCCCTAAACTTGTTAAGCGGCTTGAAAACATTTTCTTGATGTATACTGACATCTATACAAATTATTGCAAGACAAGGCATATTCAAGG AAAGCTTGTAGTGCCAATGACCTGGGAATATAGTGAGGGTTTTGTTCGTTATAAGGCTGTTGGCGCAGTAGAGAATTATGCTTCAGAGGGACCTGAGGCTTCGGATCTTCCAGTGTCTATGGAGAAGTCAAATGTACATGAAAGTTTGCttttaatgaagttttactcgcTGTCATATGGGGTTGTCAAGCATCTGCTTACTTCAAAAGATGGGAATGAAATTGAACTTCCCTTTGAAGTCACTGATAGGGAACAGGAAATAATATTGTTCCCAAACAGTACTTTTATTCTAGGAAGGTCTGGTACAGGGAAGACGACTGCCCTTACAATGAAGCTGATCCAGAATGAACAAAATTATCGTCTTGCTTCAAAAGGACTGTCCACcaacactctaagtttaaaaGAGCCAGTTACAATAGAGAATCCATTAAGGCAGATGTTTGTTACTGTCAGCCAAAGACTTTGTTCAGCAGTCAAAAATCATGTAGTTAAGCTGCAAAG AGTTGTCTTGGAGGGAGAATGTTCTCATGTTGATGATTCTGCCCATCTGTATGACATCAATGATAGTCTTTCTGAGTTAATGAATATTCCAGATAGCTTTACAGACGTCCATGATGAACAATTTCCTCTGGTTATCACCTTCGAGAAGTTCTTGTTGATGTTAGACGGCACAATACCTCAATCGTATTTTGCTAGGTTCCGTGATGTGACAGATATTTGGTTGCATGAAGGTGGACAATCAAAATCTCTTGCATTGCTGGCTTTTATAAAAAGGAAAGAGGTTGTGTTTGATCGCTTTCATTCATTTTACTGGCCCCACTTCGAtgcaaaaaagacaaaaaaacttgATGCATTAACAGTTTTTTCTCAGATAATTTCTCATATTAAGGGTGGTTACGAGTCTGGTGCAGAACTTGATTGCACGCTTAGTCGCAGTCAGTATCTTATGCTTTCCCAAAAGCGTGTCTCCACTTTGAACTTGGAAGAAAGAGAagttatatatgatatttttcttgattatgAGAAAAGGAAACTGGAAAGTGGTGATTTTGACTTGTCTGATCtaatcatcaatcttcattatCGTTTGAAGAATCAGCCATATAGAGGAAAGAAGCTGGACTTTGTTTTCGTTGATGAGGTGCAAGACCTTACAATGAGACAAATTGCCCTTTTCAAGTATGTTTGCAGCAATGTCTGTCATGGGTTTATTTTTGCCGGTGATACTGCACAAACAATTGCGAAGGGAGTTGATTTTCGGTTTCAAGAAATTAGATCCCTATTTTATAGGGAATTTCTTTCAGAATTTAGTACCTTCTCCATGGAGAAAGTAAAGGATAGAGACTTGAAGATGTCTGACTTGTTCTTTCTCGACCAAAATTTTCGAACGCATGATGGTGTCCTCAAATTGGCACGGACTGTTATTGAGCTCATATACAATTTTTTCCCAATGTCTGTTGATATTTTAAGCCCTGAAGTGAGTCTTATTTGCGGGGAAGTTCCAATCGTGCTAGAATCAGGAAGCAATGAAAACATCATGATAAAAATCTTTGGTGGTAACGGGAACTTCACTGCAAAATTTGAAGGTTTTGGAGCAGAACAAGTGATTTTGGTGCGTGATGATTGCATGAAGAAACTCGTTGTTGATCACGTTGGAAATCAAGCACTTGTCTTGACGATTGTTGAGTGCAAGGGTTTGGAGTTTCAG GATGTTCTGTTGTACAACTTTTTTAGTACATCACCGTTGAAGAATCACTGGAGGGTGATATATCAAtttatggaaaagaaaaacttgctCAATGTCCACCATCCCAGCGGTTTCCCAAGATTTGAAGAGACAAAACACCTCATCCTTTGCTCAGAACTAAAGCAACTATATGTTGCTATAACTCGTACTCGTCAAAGACTTTGGTTTTGTGAGACAGATGATGAATTTTCTAAGCCAATGTTTGATTACTGGAAGTCTCTAGGCCTTGTTCAGACAAGGCAAATTGATAGCTCAATTATACAGTCAATGGGAGTTGCAAGCACTGCAGAGGAGTGGAAAATCCGTGGAATCAAG CTTTTTAATGAAGGAAACTTTGTTATGGCCACCATGTGTTTTGAAAGAGCTGGAGATGTCTATGGCGCAATGATGGCTAAAGCTGCCAGCCTTGAAGCAACTGGTGATCATCTTCTTTGCACAAATATTTGTATGGCTACAAACGTGCTGACGCAAGCTGCTGAGATTTATCAAACCATAGGAAAAATGGAGGCAGCTGCAAATTGCTATATGAAGTTACAAGAATATAGGATTGCAG GTCAAATTTACATGGAGAAATGTGGGAACGAAAGGTTGGAGGATGCTGGTGACTGCTTTGCCTTGGCAACATGTTGGTCGGAGGCTGCTGATGTATATGCTAAAGGGAAGTTCTTTGCCAAATGCTTGGATTCTTGTAAGAAAGGAAAGCTTTTCAATAAAGGTTTGGATTTCATCAAACTATGGAAAGAGGTTTCAGCTTTTGAACATGATGCTAGGAACTCTGGAGAACTTGACAAAGTCATACGTGAATATTTGGAGAGTTGTGCCTTTCATTATCATGAACTTAATGATCACAAGTCCATGATGAAATTTGTCCGAGCTTTACCATTCATAGATCTGAAGTTCTTTGCAAAAAGCTTGGCTTCATGTGAAAAAAGAGAGCTTTTAGTTGAAGGTCTGAACTTCATTGAACTATGGAAAGAAGTTTCAACTCATGAACGTGAAATCTCTGAAGAATTCAATAGGATCATTCATGATTACTTGGAGAGGTGTGCCTTTCATTATCATGAACTTAATGATCACAAGTCCATGATGAAATTTGTCCGTGCTTTACCATTCATAGATCTGAAGTTCTTTGCAAAATGCTTGGCTTCGTGTGAAAAAAGAGAGCTTTTAGATGAAGGTCTGAACTTCATTGAACTATGGAAAGAAGTTTCAACTCATGAACGTGAAATCTCTGAAGAATTCAATAGGATCATTCATGATTACTTGGAGAGGTGTGCCCTTCTTTATCACAAGCGCAATGACTACAAGTCCATGATGAAATTTGTCTGTGCTTTTCCATCAATGGACTTGACTCGTTCCTTTCTTAGGGACAGGCATTGTTTTGGTGAGTTATTGGCCATTGAAAAGCAATGCGGTAACTTTCTGGAAGCTGCTAAAACTGCAAAAATGATGGGCAACCTTTTGTCGGAAGCTGAAATGCTAGAAAAGGCAGGATGTTTTGGGGAATCTTCTAGGTTGATTATCTTTCATGTTGTTATTTCTTCACTTTGGACGTCAGGGAGCAGGGGTTGGCCGCTGAAGCAATTTGAGCAGAAGGATGAGCTAATAAGGAAAGCGAAATTACTTGCTACAATGCAACCACTCGCCTCTAACGAATCTGTTTTTGTTGAGGCTGATTTTCTAGCTAGGCAAGAAACAAGCTTCTCAGAATTGTTACAAGACTTCAACACTGCACGTAGGTTGGGAAATATCAAGCTTGAGGCTTTGGTTTATCGTGGAGTTCTTGACCTATGTTGTAAAGTAAACCCCTCAAGGTACAGTTTCGAATCTGAACTGGTTTTGAATCCATTGGAGCATGTGACAGAGATGATGCTCCACAACCGTACCTCGCCAGAGGTACTAGTTTACTTCTGGAATCtgtttaaaaatatgattttgtcTGTTCTTCAATGCATTCAATCACTTGAGCAAAATTCTGGCAGTGAGTTGGAGAACTATGAGTGCTTCTGTCTAGAGTATATGGGCATCCAAAAGCTGGACGATCCAAAGTTCTATGTTGCAGTAAAGCCTGAGGCTAGCTGGCTCAAAGCAAATGGTAAATCTATACTCTGTAAGAAAGGCAATAGTTACCATCTGTCTTCTCAACATGTTCAGTCATGTGCACGCAAATATTGGTGTTCAGAGCTTGTTTATGTTGGTTTTCAAGTCTTGGAGAAACTGGAAGCACTTTGTACGTATTCTAGTCAGAAGTCAGATCGCTTCTCTCAGGGTCTGGTTGTGCTTCAGGTTTTTGACATATCAAGCTTCCTTTTGAGAGAGACACCAGTGGAGGCTAAATGTCACGCTAGCAAGCTGCATAAATTGCTCGGCGAttcgaagtttttgttttttaacatcATTTTCCCTCTTGATTGGCAAGAAGGAATGTCAGAGAAGTTGCTTCACTTGAGACAGAATGATAAAGCTTTGCGGCTCCTTGATGAACTAATACATGAAAAGGTCTTCCATGTAAAGCAGAACAGAATGACACATGGCTGGATAGGGAGGCTTGTAGTGCTCCTGTTTTTGCGTGGAAAATTTGGTGATGAACACTTTGAGTTGGTCAAGGATAGGCTGAATGGCATGCCTATTTGGAGACCTTTTATTGTAGAACTGAAGGAATACTTGGGCTCAAGATGCGTAAGGCCTTCCTTTATATGTGCCTTTGCCGCTGCCTTGCAGTGTAGTTATGATGCCAACTGGACTAAGGAGGTTGATTATATATCTCCCCAGTGTTTCATGTTTCTTATTGAGCAACTTGTGTTGTTAACATCAGCTTCTCAAGTGTCAGATGACTGCTGGTACTGTACGAAGTCCATATTCTGTGGTCTGCTCATGCATTCAGATTTTGAGCCTTTTGTAGGTTTGTGTTCTGTGGGCGAGAATGTTTGTCCAGACACATTCTTGCATACTTTCAATTTGGTATTGAAAATTCTGGAAGAACTTTTATTTCAGGGTGGCGTGACCAAGGAATGGATTAAGATGTCGGGGATGAATGTGAGCAAGTATTATCCATTGCTGATATTGCAGCTGGTTGTTTGTATCGTTATCATACATGTGAACTCTAGAAGTCATTTTGGAGTACTCTGTAGGCTATTGAATAGCCCAAACATCCTTTTCATTCTGCCTAAAAGTTTCCGTGAGCAGTTTTGTAACGCAGGAAGTCGTCTTAGGGTTTCAAACATCCACTTTCTTGTGGGTTTTGCTAAAGCATTGAAGGCAATTGATAATCCAATGGTGgtcatgaatttgaaaaatgtcaatttgcAGCTTTTGCAGCAGGAAGCTTTGATTCTTACTCCTGAGCTAGTTCAATGTAGAAACAACGTCCTGGACGTATTTTTCCCAAAATCGACCAAGAGGGACAGCCAGATGAAAAATTCGTCTGAGGATGTTGTTCGTAATAGTGCTTGTGTTGATGAATTGGTCAGTGATAGTCCAAATATGGCGGAGGACGATCAGAAATctaacatagaaaaaaaatgtgatgacCTTCAAGGCAGCTTTATCCAATTGTGGAACATGTTCATCGCCTTCTCTTCTTTTGTGGACGATGGGAACACGAGGGCAGAAGGCTTTGCTTCCACTATAGAAAGCGTGAAG GTGGCTGCAGAAGAATTCTTACATGGGGCAAGCAATTTTCAGAACGATCAAGTTGATAGAGTCAAAGATTTACccaatgaaataaataatatGCTCAGTGAACTGAAGCAGCTCTCCATGGCTATGCAGAAATg TGAGAGATCTGAAGAAGACGCTCATTTCATCAAAGCCTTGTGTGAACAGTTGCAGAAGCATCAACCTAGGCTTCAACAAGTTGTGGATTCCATGATTCCACGTGAAAAGGGTACTGACTCCACGCCTTCGGATGTTAAAACCGCACCTTCTCAAGACAATGCTGCTTCAAATAAACCAAACGCCAAATCGAAAAAGAGCAGGAAAAAGTGCAGGCAGGCTGCAGAGTCCGCCGTGGCTCCTCAATCCGAAAGCAGAAATGAACAGAGACCAAAAAACAAGTCTCGCAATCGACGAAAAAAATGA
- the LOC116246861 gene encoding protein SLOW GREEN 1, chloroplastic — protein sequence MHLSTSLPNHKALHHLPLSPFLTSNFPFQRPTLISTTPRFSTALTVSARRNTTPQISPFLRTAGTAVLTTALLFGRFSLAPAKADAPPTPLHPPYSAEEEPEAQKPVLEQFLESHPESSTHLRALVQQKIEAGEDAEALSVLQSLIRSQPRESEWKFLAARLLNEMGRPEESRALFEEILAENPLSFEALFENSILMDRCGEGKAALERLESALSAAKSEAKEKEARDVRFIIAQILFLQKKVEESLASYRELAMEDPKDFRPYFCQGVIYSLLDRNAEAKEQFRKYKELAPRKFEVEGYLQTPLSRMKIFGSDDSTPGKVSEPAAAVAER from the coding sequence ATGCATCTATCGACCTCCCTCCCCAATCACAAAGCCCTTCATCACCTTCCTCTCTCACCTTTCCTAACCAGCAATTTCCCCTTCCAACGACCCACCTTGATCTCCACAACCCCACGCTTTTCCACCGCTCTCACCGTATCCGCCCGCCGGAACACCACTCCCCAAATCAGCCCCTTCCTCAGGACCGCCGGAACAGCTGTTCTCACCACTGCCCTTCTCTTCGGACGCTTCTCCCTCGCCCCTGCCAAAGCCGATGCCCCACCGACGCCGCTGCATCCTCCTTATTCTGCTGAAGAAGAGCCCGAAGCGCAGAAGCCCGTGTTGGAACAATTTCTCGAGTCTCACCCAGAATCGAGCACCCATTTGAGAGCTCTGGTCCAGCAGAAGATCGAGGCCGGAGAAGACGCCGAGGCTCTCTCTGTTCTTCAATCCCTCATCCGCTCCCAGCCCCGGGAATCCGAGTGGAAGTTCCTGGCGGCGAGGCTCCTCAATGAGATGGGCCGGCCGGAGGAGTCGCGGGCGCTCTTCGAAGAGATCCTTGCCGAGAACCCGCTCTCCTTCGAGGCTCTGTTCGAGAACTCCATCCTCATGGACCGGTGCGGCGAGGGTAAGGCTGCCCTTGAGCGCCTCGAATCGGCTCTAAGCGCGGCGAAATCGGAGGCCAAGGAGAAGGAGGCCAGAGACGTCCGATTCATCATTGCCCAAATCCTGTTTCTGCAGAAGAAGGTGGAAGAATCGTTGGCGAGCTACCGCGAGTTGGCCATGGAAGACCCCAAGGATTTCCGTCCATACTTCTGTCAGGGGGTAATCTACAGTTTGCTGGACCGCAATGCAGAGGCGAAGGAGCAGTTCAGGAAGTACAAGGAATTGGCGCCGCGGAAATTCGAGGTTGAAGGTTACTTGCAGACGCCATTGTCAAGGATGAAGATCTTCGGTTCGGACGATTCGACGCCTGGAAAGGTCAGCGAGCCCGCGGCAGCGGTTGCAGAAAGGTGA